One genomic segment of Mycolicibacterium neworleansense includes these proteins:
- a CDS encoding phage major capsid protein, whose translation MAILGSGLSTAWTPDGYGQLIDTVIAEKSIAFQAGTLVTTTNESIRFPMMTADPAVGWYAENTQISLTDPTTTELVVTPKAVKGLTQISTEAAEDSNPAVADQVGRGLARSIAKKIDAAFFGNTVTNGPSGLLSLAGVNVVDTGTIALDSLDPFHQAKADALADGATLTHFILAPDVALTLAKAKQGDTLNVGLFDAVGDGTTLAGVNVLVSTDVAAGNAWGVDASQILIVQRTGTTVTRSFDAAFDYDAVQVRATARISFGFPNPAGVVRLYDAA comes from the coding sequence ATGGCAATTCTAGGAAGCGGTCTATCGACCGCTTGGACTCCTGACGGCTACGGCCAACTGATCGACACCGTAATCGCCGAAAAATCAATCGCTTTCCAGGCTGGCACTCTCGTGACCACCACCAATGAGAGCATCCGTTTCCCGATGATGACCGCCGACCCGGCGGTCGGGTGGTATGCGGAAAACACTCAGATCAGTCTCACCGACCCGACCACCACCGAGCTGGTTGTCACCCCCAAGGCGGTAAAGGGTCTCACTCAAATCTCCACCGAGGCAGCAGAAGACAGCAACCCGGCTGTTGCCGATCAGGTGGGCCGTGGCCTGGCCCGGTCGATTGCAAAGAAGATCGACGCGGCATTCTTCGGCAACACCGTGACCAACGGCCCGAGCGGACTGCTTTCCCTCGCGGGTGTGAACGTCGTAGACACCGGCACCATTGCGCTGGACTCACTGGACCCGTTCCACCAGGCCAAGGCGGACGCCCTGGCCGATGGCGCAACCCTCACCCATTTCATCCTGGCCCCCGATGTAGCTCTGACCCTGGCCAAGGCCAAGCAGGGCGACACCCTGAACGTCGGCCTGTTCGACGCCGTGGGTGACGGGACCACCCTGGCCGGTGTGAACGTTCTGGTGTCCACCGACGTGGCAGCCGGTAACGCCTGGGGCGTGGACGCCAGTCAGATCCTCATCGTGCAGCGAACCGGCACCACCGTGACCCGTTCGTTCGATGCCGCTTTCGACTATGACGCGGTGCAGGTCCGTGCAACGGCCCGAATCAGCTTCGGATTCCCCAATCCGGCTGGTGTGGTCCGTCTCTATGACGCGGCCTAA
- a CDS encoding cation-translocating P-type ATPase — MAEITAPAEDALVSALAHSRSAIEVLEVLGSSGDGLDGDSARERLAAHGPNKLPEKRPRPAILRFFTHFNNVLIYILIAAGVLKAILNEWVDCAVIISVAVINAAVGFIQEGRAQRALDSIRGMLSVTAQVRRDGHWQQVDAQTLVPGDIVRIASGDRIPADMRLLAVANLRVEESALTGESLPAKKDVTEVGPDAGLGDRMSMVYSGTIVAAGSGTGVVTATGTSTEIGRIQALIADVETIETPLTRKLARFGRQLSVGILGAAAVMLVIGKLVHQFTVGELITAAIGFAVAAIPEGLPAVVTITLALGVQQMARRRAITRKLPAVEALGAVNVICSDKTGTLTQNEMTARTVATARHLFDVTGTGYRPEGGLELDGTSITPADYPDLAALLTTMAVCNDARLDEADGQWRVVGEPTEGALRTLTLKAQIDDADWPRLGVVPFESANKFMVTLNDAPVGERYLYVKGAPDRLLDRSATQAGGASPEPLDRTTWEARIDELSGQGLRVLAAARRPAAGSDTVDIGDVEGGLEFLGVVGIVDPPRPEAIAAIETCHAAGIQVTMITGDHAGTAQAIAREMGIIKAGDVPRVVTGAELEQMSQTRLRQVADEVHVYARTSPEHKLRIVSALQGQGKVVAMTGDGVNDAPALTRADIGVAMGIKGTEATKEAAGIVLADDNFATIERAVEEGRRIYDNIRKSVLFMLPTNGAQSLIILVAILAGFALPLQPVQILWVNMVTSVTLSLALVFEKAEDGLMRRPPRTPSQALVNRADVAMISLVSILVAGATLAEFFVARAGGYPLAVAQTAAVNMLALGQLAYLLNCRFVTSSSLRPQVFRGNPWVWRMAGAMIVLQLVFTDAPFMHTWFHSAPITYRGWAVAIALSIVIFLAIETAKWVGRRFLPTLAT, encoded by the coding sequence ATGGCGGAAATCACCGCCCCGGCAGAGGATGCGTTGGTCAGCGCGCTCGCGCATTCCCGCAGCGCGATCGAAGTGCTTGAGGTCCTGGGCAGTTCGGGCGACGGGCTGGATGGTGACAGTGCGCGGGAGCGGCTGGCCGCCCACGGGCCGAACAAGCTCCCCGAGAAGCGTCCTCGGCCTGCGATTCTGCGATTCTTCACGCACTTCAACAATGTTTTGATCTACATCCTGATCGCTGCGGGTGTACTCAAGGCCATCCTCAATGAGTGGGTGGACTGCGCCGTCATCATTTCGGTCGCGGTGATCAATGCCGCTGTCGGCTTCATTCAGGAAGGCCGGGCCCAGCGGGCGCTCGACAGCATCCGGGGCATGTTGTCGGTGACCGCACAGGTACGTCGTGACGGTCACTGGCAGCAGGTGGACGCGCAGACCCTGGTGCCCGGCGACATCGTGCGGATTGCTTCCGGGGACCGTATTCCGGCCGACATGCGGCTGCTGGCCGTGGCGAACCTGCGGGTGGAGGAGTCGGCGCTGACCGGTGAGTCGCTGCCGGCCAAGAAGGATGTGACAGAGGTTGGCCCCGACGCCGGACTGGGCGATCGGATGTCGATGGTGTACTCGGGCACGATTGTCGCGGCGGGTTCGGGTACCGGCGTGGTGACCGCCACCGGAACGAGCACCGAGATCGGCCGGATCCAAGCGCTGATCGCCGATGTGGAAACCATCGAAACACCGCTGACGCGCAAATTGGCTCGGTTCGGCCGTCAGCTGTCGGTAGGCATCCTGGGTGCGGCAGCGGTGATGCTGGTGATCGGCAAACTGGTGCATCAATTCACGGTGGGTGAATTGATCACGGCGGCAATAGGTTTTGCTGTCGCCGCGATACCCGAGGGATTGCCCGCCGTCGTCACCATCACCCTCGCGCTCGGGGTGCAGCAGATGGCCCGCCGACGAGCGATCACCCGCAAGCTCCCCGCCGTCGAGGCGCTGGGCGCGGTCAATGTCATCTGCTCGGACAAGACCGGCACGCTCACCCAGAACGAGATGACCGCCCGCACCGTCGCCACCGCGCGTCACCTGTTCGACGTCACCGGCACCGGCTATCGACCCGAGGGTGGCCTCGAACTCGACGGCACCTCGATCACGCCGGCCGACTATCCCGACCTGGCAGCGTTGTTGACGACAATGGCCGTCTGCAACGACGCCCGCCTGGATGAGGCCGACGGTCAGTGGCGGGTGGTGGGCGAGCCGACCGAGGGCGCGCTGCGCACGCTGACGCTCAAGGCGCAGATCGACGATGCGGACTGGCCACGTCTGGGTGTGGTGCCGTTCGAGTCGGCCAACAAGTTCATGGTGACCCTCAACGACGCTCCCGTCGGTGAGCGCTACCTGTACGTGAAGGGGGCACCGGACCGGCTGCTCGACCGGTCGGCCACCCAGGCCGGCGGCGCATCCCCAGAGCCGCTCGACCGCACCACGTGGGAGGCCCGCATCGACGAACTGAGCGGACAGGGCCTGCGGGTGCTGGCCGCGGCCCGGCGGCCGGCGGCCGGTTCGGACACCGTCGACATCGGCGACGTCGAAGGCGGACTGGAGTTTCTCGGCGTCGTCGGCATTGTCGACCCACCCCGCCCCGAAGCCATCGCGGCGATCGAGACCTGCCATGCCGCCGGGATCCAGGTCACCATGATCACCGGTGATCATGCCGGAACGGCGCAGGCCATCGCGCGCGAGATGGGCATCATCAAAGCCGGCGACGTACCACGGGTCGTCACCGGAGCCGAGTTGGAACAGATGAGCCAGACCCGGCTGCGGCAGGTGGCCGACGAAGTCCACGTCTATGCGCGCACCAGCCCGGAACACAAGCTGCGCATCGTCAGCGCACTGCAGGGCCAGGGCAAGGTGGTCGCCATGACCGGCGACGGCGTCAACGACGCACCGGCACTGACCCGCGCCGACATCGGGGTCGCGATGGGGATCAAGGGAACCGAGGCGACCAAGGAAGCCGCCGGAATCGTCCTGGCCGACGACAACTTCGCGACCATCGAGCGGGCGGTCGAAGAGGGACGGCGGATCTACGACAACATCCGCAAGTCAGTGCTGTTCATGCTGCCCACCAACGGCGCCCAATCGCTGATCATTCTCGTCGCGATCCTGGCCGGGTTCGCGCTGCCGTTGCAGCCGGTGCAGATCCTGTGGGTGAACATGGTCACGTCGGTCACGCTGTCGCTCGCGCTGGTGTTCGAGAAGGCTGAGGACGGCCTCATGCGTCGTCCGCCACGCACCCCGAGCCAGGCGCTGGTGAACCGGGCCGACGTCGCAATGATCTCCTTGGTGTCGATCCTGGTCGCCGGCGCCACCCTGGCTGAGTTCTTCGTGGCCCGGGCCGGTGGGTACCCGCTGGCCGTGGCCCAGACCGCCGCGGTGAACATGTTGGCTCTGGGCCAGCTGGCCTATCTGCTGAACTGCCGCTTCGTCACCTCATCGAGCCTGCGGCCCCAGGTGTTCCGGGGGAATCCGTGGGTGTGGCGGATGGCCGGCGCCATGATCGTCCTGCAGCTGGTCTTCACCGACGCGCCGTTCATGCACACCTGGTTCCATTCGGCCCCCATCACGTACCGCGGGTGGGCGGTCGCGATCGCGTTGTCGATCGTGATCTTCCTGGCCATCGAAACGGCCAAGTGGGTGGGGCGCAGATTCCTGCCCACGCTGGCGACATGA